In Flavobacteriales bacterium, one genomic interval encodes:
- a CDS encoding SLBB domain-containing protein, whose protein sequence is MKKILILLIGLVSLTIHAQTVEQMNKYMRFVPSNMKASDINPSDIPSEDVLRQMGLSEEEIIEAMDYKYQRGKYNPNYMDTTSAETSLMQSDLFYASMNDSLFDLNDSIIYPPAKIYGQDFFRNNTISFFSRAYDNQAPDNYLLGENDELTISIWGLAEHSEVVTVSESGYINSRIAGRIYVGSKNLKTVKSLVRNRMNSFFDLKKSQFDLTLNYSRVISVNIIGEVFNPGSYSIPATNTAFNALVAAGGPSQIGSVRNIYLMRDGKTIDSLDVYKFLFDPSTSQDLFMQNNDYLYVPVAANVVDLKGEVNRPYSYEVKSGDKLIDMIKYAGGFTKMAYKNGITIKRIDNNSVKTITVDEVGADNLNLFNGDEILVNSIQGIPTDLVYVNSSTGISGEYQFSEGERVYDMVLKSNSLSDDLFLESAYLVRTSEDYTKDYIILDIAQIVQEPTSASNILIQEYDELFFLSKRDYMDDFEVTISGAVRLPNTFSFGEGITLADVIMMAGGLAQEASGAKIDISRIVDYDAEINQIKSKRTLVRSFDISNDGDLSDEALNFALEPYDQVAVRVNPDYQEVRTIVLTGEVQFPGVYSLLSKDETIAELINRAGGLKSSADMSAVKMYRNMKVEESPDNEIDFFENDEEIVNGFFSDGEFVQIIPLNAEKDKMNKVEKSYIDKYIPVHLELKKAMKYDNSKYNIVLNDRDSIHISAKQDLITITGALSNFDQTSISVPHLERRANYYINNYAGGFTKHNVKENTLVISPSGKVAKAKDFGLFILYPRVEMGSTIKLTEDIKIKRQKPEPVDWTKVLESTVTKISALASLYILYLSRQQ, encoded by the coding sequence ATGAAGAAAATTTTAATTCTATTAATCGGCTTAGTTTCATTAACTATTCATGCACAAACTGTTGAGCAGATGAATAAATATATGAGGTTTGTGCCTTCCAATATGAAAGCTTCAGACATTAATCCTTCTGACATTCCTAGTGAAGATGTCTTAAGACAAATGGGTCTTTCAGAGGAAGAAATTATTGAAGCTATGGATTACAAATACCAAAGAGGGAAGTACAACCCTAATTATATGGATACCACAAGTGCTGAAACGTCTTTAATGCAATCGGATTTATTCTATGCTTCAATGAATGATTCTTTATTTGACTTGAACGACTCCATAATTTATCCTCCAGCCAAAATCTATGGTCAAGATTTTTTCAGAAATAACACTATTTCTTTCTTTTCTAGAGCCTACGACAATCAAGCACCAGATAATTATCTTTTGGGTGAAAATGATGAGTTAACCATTTCCATTTGGGGACTTGCTGAACACAGTGAGGTCGTCACAGTTAGTGAAAGTGGATATATCAATTCTCGTATTGCAGGACGAATTTATGTAGGCTCTAAAAATCTTAAAACGGTTAAATCCTTAGTGAGAAATCGTATGAATTCCTTTTTTGATTTGAAGAAATCCCAGTTCGATTTAACATTAAATTACTCTAGAGTCATTTCTGTAAATATTATTGGAGAAGTCTTTAACCCGGGTTCTTATTCTATTCCAGCTACAAACACTGCATTCAATGCTTTAGTGGCAGCAGGAGGTCCTAGTCAAATAGGTTCAGTTAGAAACATTTACTTGATGAGAGATGGCAAAACGATAGATTCATTAGATGTCTATAAATTTTTATTTGACCCAAGCACTTCTCAAGATTTGTTTATGCAAAACAACGATTATCTATACGTCCCTGTTGCTGCCAATGTGGTTGATTTAAAAGGAGAAGTTAATAGACCATATTCTTACGAAGTTAAATCCGGTGATAAGCTGATAGACATGATAAAATATGCGGGAGGATTCACCAAAATGGCTTATAAGAATGGAATTACAATTAAAAGAATAGACAATAATTCCGTAAAAACTATTACTGTTGACGAAGTTGGAGCTGATAATTTGAATTTGTTTAACGGTGATGAAATTTTAGTAAATAGCATTCAAGGTATCCCTACAGATTTGGTTTATGTCAATTCATCGACTGGTATTTCTGGTGAGTATCAATTCTCAGAAGGTGAACGAGTGTATGATATGGTTTTGAAGTCTAATTCACTTTCAGATGATTTATTTTTAGAGTCAGCTTATTTAGTCAGAACTTCTGAAGACTATACCAAGGACTATATTATTCTTGACATTGCACAAATTGTTCAAGAGCCAACTTCAGCATCTAATATTTTAATTCAAGAATATGATGAGTTATTCTTCTTGTCCAAGAGAGATTATATGGACGATTTTGAGGTTACAATTTCTGGAGCAGTAAGATTACCCAATACATTTTCTTTTGGAGAGGGCATTACCTTAGCTGATGTAATAATGATGGCTGGTGGTTTGGCACAAGAGGCTTCTGGTGCTAAAATTGATATTTCACGAATAGTAGATTATGATGCGGAAATAAATCAAATTAAGTCAAAAAGAACTTTAGTACGTTCATTTGATATTTCAAATGATGGTGATTTAAGTGACGAGGCTTTGAATTTTGCTTTAGAGCCCTATGACCAAGTTGCTGTTAGAGTTAATCCAGATTATCAAGAAGTAAGAACCATCGTACTAACGGGAGAGGTGCAATTTCCAGGAGTTTATTCCTTATTGTCTAAAGACGAAACTATAGCTGAACTTATTAATCGAGCAGGTGGCTTGAAAAGTAGTGCTGATATGAGTGCTGTGAAAATGTATCGCAATATGAAAGTTGAAGAAAGTCCAGACAATGAGATAGACTTTTTCGAAAATGATGAAGAAATTGTAAATGGCTTTTTCTCGGATGGAGAATTCGTTCAAATTATTCCTTTGAATGCAGAAAAGGATAAAATGAATAAAGTTGAAAAATCTTACATTGACAAATATATTCCTGTTCATTTGGAGTTAAAGAAAGCAATGAAGTATGACAATTCTAAATATAATATCGTTCTTAACGATAGGGATAGTATTCACATTTCTGCGAAACAAGATTTAATTACAATAACTGGCGCGCTTTCTAATTTTGACCAAACATCTATTTCCGTACCCCATTTGGAAAGAAGAGCTAACTACTACATCAATAATTATGCTGGAGGTTTTACAAAACACAATGTAAAGGAAAATACCTTGGTTATATCGCCATCAGGAAAAGTTGCTAAGGCAAAAGACTTTGGTTTGTTTATTTTATATCCCCGTGTAGAGATGGGCTCTACCATTAAATTGACAGAAGACATAAAAATCAAACGTCAAAAACCTGAGCCAGTAGATTGGACTAAGGTCTTAGAAAGTACAGTGACTAAGATTTCAGCCTTAGCTTCTTTATATATTCTTTACCTTTCAAGACAACAATAA
- the gldJ gene encoding gliding motility lipoprotein GldJ, with product MKNQILLVLSLALIFGCSKEKSKTTGWNYNDPKHGGFEVSTNYTEQVTPDGMAFIEGGSFTMGRVEQDVQYDWNNVPKTVTVSSFYMDETEVRNIDYLEYLFWIERVYGSNYDNGSYPEIYWKALPDTNVWRDKLSFNEPYVESYLRHPAFNQYPVVGVSWEQAVDYCAWRTDRVNERILIDNGYLWEDPEQVDENVFKTDAYKMGQYEGRIRRQLPNLKLGVHSYDKKAGKDKNAVRNVQESDGILLPRFRLPTEAEWEFAALALVGNTEQENVSERKLYPWNGDGVRNPSKRNKGEIVANFKRGRGDNMGTAGKLNDNADKTAPVISYWPNEYGLYNMAGNVSEWVMDIYRPLVDPNTTDMNPFRGNVFETWERDEDRFIVEKDTLGNIIKRNVTVEENLNRRNYSKSDNINYLDGDYDSKVNAPASDWLQDSEENTTNQVYELNNTSLISDQTRVYKGGSYKDRAYWMVPGTRRFLDQKQSTSYIGFRCAMDRLGPPTSNLKENRRKPVDWNKNNGYYDKK from the coding sequence ATGAAAAATCAAATTTTACTCGTTCTTTCCCTAGCTTTAATCTTCGGATGTAGTAAGGAAAAATCAAAAACAACTGGTTGGAACTATAATGACCCAAAACATGGAGGATTTGAAGTCTCAACTAATTATACTGAGCAAGTCACACCTGATGGAATGGCATTTATAGAGGGTGGTTCATTTACAATGGGACGTGTTGAACAAGATGTGCAATACGATTGGAATAATGTTCCAAAAACAGTTACCGTATCTTCATTCTATATGGATGAAACGGAAGTAAGAAATATTGACTATTTAGAATATTTATTTTGGATAGAGAGAGTTTATGGCTCTAATTATGACAATGGTTCTTATCCTGAAATCTATTGGAAAGCTCTACCAGATACTAATGTATGGAGGGATAAATTATCTTTTAACGAACCATACGTAGAAAGCTATTTACGTCACCCTGCATTTAACCAATATCCTGTTGTTGGTGTTAGCTGGGAGCAAGCGGTTGATTATTGTGCGTGGAGAACGGACAGAGTTAATGAAAGAATACTTATCGATAATGGGTATTTATGGGAAGACCCAGAGCAAGTTGACGAAAATGTCTTCAAAACAGATGCCTATAAAATGGGGCAATATGAAGGAAGAATTAGAAGACAACTTCCTAACCTAAAGTTAGGTGTGCATTCTTATGATAAGAAAGCTGGTAAAGACAAAAATGCAGTTAGAAACGTACAAGAATCTGACGGTATTCTTTTACCAAGATTTAGATTACCAACTGAAGCTGAGTGGGAATTTGCAGCTTTAGCATTAGTAGGTAACACAGAACAAGAAAATGTTTCTGAAAGAAAATTATACCCTTGGAATGGCGACGGTGTAAGAAATCCATCTAAAAGAAATAAAGGTGAAATTGTTGCTAACTTCAAAAGAGGGCGTGGTGATAATATGGGTACTGCTGGTAAGCTAAACGACAATGCTGACAAAACTGCTCCAGTAATAAGCTACTGGCCTAATGAATATGGCTTGTATAATATGGCTGGTAATGTATCAGAATGGGTTATGGATATTTACAGACCGCTTGTGGATCCAAATACTACTGATATGAATCCATTCAGAGGTAACGTATTCGAAACTTGGGAAAGAGATGAAGATCGTTTTATTGTAGAAAAAGATACTTTAGGAAACATTATAAAAAGAAATGTTACTGTTGAAGAAAACCTTAATAGAAGAAACTATAGCAAATCTGATAACATCAACTATTTAGATGGTGACTATGATTCTAAAGTGAATGCTCCAGCTAGTGATTGGTTGCAAGACTCTGAGGAAAATACAACTAACCAAGTTTATGAACTTAATAATACCTCTCTAATTTCTGATCAAACTAGAGTTTATAAAGGAGGTTCATACAAAGATAGAGCGTATTGGATGGTTCCAGGTACAAGACGATTCCTTGACCAAAAGCAATCAACAAGCTATATAGGCTTCAGATGTGCTATGGATAGGTTAGGACCTCCAACAAGTAACCTCAAAGAAAATAGACGTAAACCCGTTGATTGGAACAAGAACAACGGCTATTACGATAAAAAGTAA
- a CDS encoding UDP-N-acetylmuramoyl-tripeptide--D-alanyl-D-alanine ligase, with protein sequence MNIKELHNIFLKSSGVTTDSRQIELNSIFFALKGDNFDGNKYAKSAIDKGASFAVVDNKAYCLNEKYILVDDVLSCLQELSKYHRKQLNCPVLGITGTNGKTTTKELITAVIEKKFKTVATKGNFNNHIGVPLTLLGAKLDTEFLIVEMGANHIHEIEFLCGLAQVDFGIITNIGKAHLEGFGSVEGVIKAKKELYDHIDINDGTLFVNANDKLLMSISENTERILYNTIEQEQSNSPFAEVIFNDSLISSQLIGDYNRTNILAACEIGHYFGVSLENTKEAIESYTPSNNRSQLLKTNRNTIVLDAYNANPSSMTEAIKAFQKVNHKKKLFILGDMLELGENSLVEHQSIIDDLSQNNQEVILIGQEFNKCQHNFAHFFNSKDALDWIEENPIEGMFILLKGSRGIKLEILKEVL encoded by the coding sequence ATGAATATAAAGGAGCTACATAACATATTCTTAAAGTCATCTGGAGTTACGACTGACTCAAGACAAATTGAGTTAAATAGCATCTTTTTTGCTCTAAAAGGAGATAATTTCGACGGTAATAAATATGCAAAAAGTGCCATTGATAAAGGAGCTAGTTTTGCTGTTGTTGATAATAAAGCATATTGTCTGAACGAAAAATACATACTAGTAGATGATGTATTGTCTTGTTTGCAAGAACTTAGCAAATACCATAGAAAGCAGTTAAATTGTCCCGTTCTAGGAATTACTGGTACTAATGGAAAAACTACCACAAAGGAACTGATAACAGCAGTCATTGAAAAGAAATTCAAAACTGTTGCAACCAAAGGCAATTTCAACAACCATATTGGCGTACCCTTAACATTGCTTGGCGCAAAACTAGACACAGAATTTCTGATAGTTGAAATGGGAGCTAATCACATACATGAAATTGAATTTTTATGTGGATTAGCTCAAGTTGATTTTGGCATCATCACTAATATTGGAAAAGCACACTTAGAAGGCTTTGGTAGTGTTGAAGGCGTTATAAAAGCTAAAAAAGAACTATATGACCATATAGATATCAATGATGGCACTTTATTTGTCAATGCAAACGACAAATTACTAATGTCTATCTCAGAAAATACTGAGCGTATTTTATATAATACAATAGAACAAGAGCAAAGCAATTCGCCATTTGCTGAAGTTATATTTAATGATTCTTTAATTTCTTCTCAATTAATAGGAGATTACAACAGAACTAATATTCTAGCAGCTTGTGAAATTGGACATTATTTTGGTGTAAGTTTAGAAAATACAAAAGAAGCTATAGAAAGCTATACTCCGTCAAATAATCGTTCACAGCTATTAAAAACAAACCGAAATACTATTGTTTTAGATGCTTATAATGCTAATCCTAGCAGTATGACGGAGGCTATAAAAGCATTTCAAAAAGTAAACCACAAAAAAAAGCTGTTCATTTTAGGCGATATGCTTGAACTTGGCGAAAACTCCTTAGTCGAACATCAATCTATTATTGATGATTTATCACAAAATAATCAAGAGGTTATACTAATTGGTCAGGAGTTTAATAAATGTCAACATAATTTTGCACACTTCTTTAATAGTAAAGATGCACTCGACTGGATTGAAGAAAATCCAATCGAAGGTATGTTCATACTACTCAAAGGCTCAAGAGGAATAAAACTTGAAATACTAAAAGAAGTTCTTTAA